A single window of Microbispora hainanensis DNA harbors:
- a CDS encoding ABC transporter substrate-binding protein translates to MRYLNSPMPRRGFFAAGGAAVLTLALAACGSSDPAPSSAGQSAKSWSFVDDRKETVTAAAVPSRIVAFTGTAAALVDYGLQDKIVGVFGETKRADGSPEPQAGDLDVNKVTILGNVWGEFNIEKYAALRPDLLVTHMYDPGALWYVPDESKDKIVKLAPTVAVSVARVPMTEPIERYAALAESLGADLGAPKVTEAKARFEAAAESVRKAVADNPGIKVLAASGSPDVLYVSNPEVNTDLMYFAQLGVEIVKPDKPGDGGYYENLSWENADKYDADLILLDNRSTALQPKDLTSKPSWAKLPAVKAGQIIGWDPVPRFSYAGAAPILEGLATAIRNAEKLG, encoded by the coding sequence GTGCGATACCTGAACTCCCCCATGCCCCGTCGCGGCTTCTTCGCGGCGGGCGGAGCGGCCGTACTCACCCTGGCGCTCGCCGCCTGCGGGTCGAGCGATCCGGCACCCTCCTCCGCAGGTCAGAGCGCGAAATCGTGGTCTTTCGTGGACGACAGGAAGGAGACCGTCACGGCCGCGGCCGTCCCGTCGCGGATCGTGGCGTTCACCGGGACGGCCGCCGCGCTCGTCGACTACGGGCTGCAGGACAAGATCGTCGGTGTCTTCGGCGAGACCAAGCGCGCCGACGGCTCGCCCGAGCCGCAGGCCGGCGACCTCGACGTGAACAAGGTCACGATCCTCGGCAACGTCTGGGGCGAGTTCAACATCGAGAAGTACGCCGCGCTGCGTCCCGACCTTCTCGTCACGCACATGTACGACCCCGGTGCCCTGTGGTATGTCCCCGACGAGAGCAAGGACAAGATCGTCAAGCTGGCCCCGACCGTGGCCGTCAGCGTGGCCCGGGTGCCGATGACCGAGCCGATCGAGCGGTACGCCGCCCTCGCCGAGTCGCTGGGCGCGGACCTCGGCGCACCGAAGGTCACCGAGGCCAAGGCCAGGTTCGAGGCCGCCGCCGAGAGCGTGCGCAAGGCGGTCGCCGACAACCCCGGCATCAAGGTGCTGGCCGCCTCCGGCAGCCCCGACGTGCTGTACGTCTCCAACCCCGAGGTCAACACCGACCTCATGTACTTCGCCCAGCTCGGGGTCGAGATCGTCAAGCCTGACAAGCCCGGTGACGGCGGCTACTACGAGAACCTGAGCTGGGAGAACGCCGACAAGTACGACGCCGATCTGATCCTGCTCGACAACCGCAGCACCGCGCTGCAGCCCAAGGACCTGACGTCGAAGCCGTCCTGGGCCAAGCTGCCCGCCGTCAAGGCAGGCCAGATCATCGGCTGGGACCCCGTGCCGCGCTTCTCGTACGCCGGAGCCGCCCCGATCCTGGAGGGCCTGGCGACGGCGATCAGGAACGCCGAGAAGCTCGGCTGA
- a CDS encoding aspartate aminotransferase family protein codes for MTSPHAGTVRPYLFNDRTVEGYRRAMTEATARVADRIRRADRPFSGVSPERLAPEIAAIDLERPLHDHAAALDELERVYLRDAVYFHHPRYLAHLNCPVVIPALLGEAVLSAVNSSLDTWDQSAGGTLIERRLIDWTAGRIGFGPAADGVFTSGGTQSNLHALLLAREEARTEAPPARLRVITSEAGHFSVRKAADLLGLGPDAVVTVETDGERRMRPAALARELDRCHRAGQVVMAVVATAGTTDFGSIDPLPEIAALCEAAGVWLHVDAAYGCGLLVSRRRRHLLDGIERADSVTVDFHKSFFQPVSSSAVLVRDGAMLRHAAHHADYLNPRRMAERGIPNQVDKSLQTTRRFDALKLWLTLRIMGPDAVGELFDEVVDRAAEAYDLIAADPRFEIVTRSPLSTLVFRYLPPDGPRHGGLGRKLADDANLYAREALAASGEAVVAGTTVDGRHYLKLTLLNPETTLDDVAHVLDLLAGHAQRYVDDLAPLTEEVTHVCS; via the coding sequence ATGACCTCTCCCCATGCCGGGACCGTGCGGCCGTACCTCTTCAACGACCGCACGGTGGAGGGATACCGGCGGGCGATGACCGAGGCGACCGCGCGGGTGGCCGACCGGATCCGCCGCGCCGACCGGCCGTTCAGCGGCGTGTCCCCGGAACGGCTCGCGCCGGAGATCGCCGCGATCGACCTCGAACGGCCGCTGCACGACCACGCCGCCGCCCTCGACGAGCTCGAACGGGTCTACCTGCGCGACGCCGTCTATTTCCACCACCCCCGCTATCTGGCCCACCTCAACTGCCCGGTGGTGATCCCCGCGCTGCTGGGAGAGGCCGTGTTGTCCGCGGTGAACTCCTCACTCGACACCTGGGACCAGAGCGCGGGCGGCACGCTCATCGAGCGCCGCCTGATCGATTGGACGGCCGGCCGGATCGGCTTCGGACCCGCCGCCGACGGCGTCTTCACCAGCGGCGGCACCCAGTCGAACCTCCACGCCCTGCTGCTCGCCCGCGAGGAGGCCCGTACGGAGGCCCCACCGGCGCGGCTGCGCGTGATCACCTCGGAGGCCGGGCACTTCAGCGTGCGCAAGGCGGCCGACCTGCTCGGGCTCGGGCCCGACGCCGTCGTCACCGTGGAGACCGACGGCGAACGGCGGATGCGGCCGGCCGCGCTCGCCCGCGAGCTCGACCGATGCCACCGCGCCGGGCAGGTGGTCATGGCCGTGGTGGCCACCGCGGGCACCACCGACTTCGGCTCGATCGACCCCCTGCCGGAGATCGCCGCGCTGTGCGAGGCCGCCGGGGTGTGGCTGCACGTCGACGCGGCCTACGGCTGCGGGCTGCTGGTCTCCCGCAGGCGGCGGCACCTGCTCGACGGCATCGAGCGGGCCGACTCGGTCACCGTCGACTTCCACAAGTCCTTCTTCCAGCCGGTCAGCTCCAGCGCCGTGCTGGTGCGCGACGGCGCGATGCTGCGGCACGCGGCCCACCACGCCGACTACCTCAATCCCCGGCGGATGGCCGAGCGCGGCATCCCCAACCAGGTGGACAAGAGCCTGCAGACCACTCGCCGCTTCGACGCGCTCAAGCTCTGGCTGACGCTGCGGATCATGGGCCCGGACGCGGTCGGCGAGCTGTTCGACGAGGTCGTGGACCGCGCGGCGGAGGCGTACGACCTGATCGCGGCGGACCCGCGCTTCGAGATCGTCACGCGGTCGCCGCTGAGCACGCTGGTCTTCCGCTACCTGCCGCCGGACGGCCCGCGGCACGGAGGCCTGGGCCGCAAGCTCGCCGACGACGCCAACCTGTACGCCCGGGAGGCGCTGGCCGCCTCCGGCGAGGCCGTCGTCGCGGGCACCACGGTCGACGGCCGCCACTACCTGAAGCTCACCCTGCTCAACCCGGAGACCACGCTGGACGACGTCGCGCACGTCCTCGACCTCCTCGCCGGACACGCCCAGCGGTACGTGGACGACCTGGCTCCGCTCACCGAGGAGGTGACGCATGTCTGCTCATGA
- a CDS encoding lysine N(6)-hydroxylase/L-ornithine N(5)-oxygenase family protein, which yields MSAHDFVAIGLGPFNLGLACLAEPIAELDGVFLEARPGFAWHPGMMLDGVTLQTPFMADLVTLADPTSPYSFLNYLKETGRLYPFYIRESFYALRAEYDAYCRWAAARLRSVRFGHRVTSVTYDEADGHYVVRAVTDGGAETEHRETEHRAPHLVLGTGTPPYVPEACRGLGGDLVHTAGYLDAKAALQAKESIAIVGSGQSAAEIYRDLLADVDTRGYRLTWVTRSPRFFPLEYTKLTLEMTSPEYVDYFHALPEDTRYRLESEQKGLYKGIDAALIDEIFDLLYAKTAGGPIPTRLLTCTELREAAYDAGRGEYTLGLRHVEQERDFTLVTQGLVLATGYRYEPPAFLDPVRDRIRWDRHGRFDVARNYSIDVTGRGIFLQNGATHAHSVTSPDLGMGPYRNSWIIAQILGREHYPIEKTIAFQDFGAPEGVIA from the coding sequence ATGTCTGCTCATGACTTCGTCGCCATCGGGCTGGGGCCGTTCAACCTGGGCCTGGCCTGCCTGGCCGAGCCCATCGCGGAGCTCGACGGCGTGTTCCTGGAGGCGCGGCCCGGCTTCGCCTGGCACCCCGGGATGATGCTCGACGGCGTGACGCTGCAGACGCCGTTCATGGCCGACCTCGTCACGCTGGCCGACCCGACCTCGCCCTACTCCTTCCTCAACTACCTGAAGGAGACCGGCAGGCTCTATCCCTTCTATATCCGCGAGAGCTTCTACGCGCTCCGCGCCGAATACGACGCCTACTGCCGATGGGCCGCCGCACGGCTGCGCAGTGTCCGCTTCGGCCACCGGGTGACCTCGGTGACGTACGACGAGGCCGACGGGCACTACGTCGTACGCGCGGTCACCGACGGCGGCGCGGAGACCGAGCACCGTGAGACCGAGCACAGGGCCCCCCATCTCGTGCTCGGCACCGGCACCCCGCCGTACGTGCCGGAGGCCTGCCGCGGCCTCGGCGGCGACCTCGTCCACACCGCCGGTTATCTCGACGCCAAGGCCGCGCTGCAGGCGAAGGAGAGCATCGCGATCGTCGGCAGCGGGCAGAGCGCCGCGGAGATCTACCGCGACCTGCTGGCCGACGTCGACACGCGCGGCTACCGGCTCACCTGGGTGACCAGGTCGCCGCGGTTCTTCCCGCTGGAATACACCAAGCTGACCCTGGAGATGACCTCGCCGGAGTACGTGGACTACTTCCACGCGCTGCCCGAGGACACCCGCTATCGCCTCGAAAGCGAGCAGAAGGGCCTCTACAAGGGCATCGACGCCGCGCTGATCGACGAGATCTTCGATCTGCTCTACGCCAAGACCGCCGGCGGCCCGATCCCCACCCGGCTGCTGACCTGCACCGAGCTGCGCGAGGCGGCGTACGACGCGGGCCGGGGCGAATACACGCTCGGGCTGCGCCACGTGGAGCAGGAGCGCGACTTCACGCTCGTCACCCAGGGGCTCGTGCTGGCCACCGGCTACCGCTACGAGCCCCCCGCCTTCCTCGACCCCGTACGCGACCGGATCCGGTGGGACCGGCACGGCCGCTTCGACGTGGCCAGGAACTACAGCATCGACGTCACCGGCCGGGGGATCTTCCTGCAGAACGGCGCCACCCACGCCCACAGCGTGACCTCGCCCGACCTCGGCATGGGCCCCTACCGCAACTCGTGGATCATCGCCCAGATCCTCGGCCGGGAGCACTACCCCATCGAGAAGACCATCGCCTTCCAGGATTTCGGCGCGCCCGAGGGCGTGATCGCATGA
- a CDS encoding GNAT family N-acetyltransferase, giving the protein MSDVLFRRTDGQVGELAVRRLDPEADAVTVHLWVTHPKAVFWMMQDADVARVEKEYREIVEHPHRDAYLGLVNGRPAFLAERYDPARVELAGLYDAEEGDVGMHFLCAPAETPIHGFTLAVITTVMELLFADPATRRVVVEPDVRNTAVHALNAAVGFEVVGTIAKPEKDALLSVCTRERFRAAAREVHA; this is encoded by the coding sequence ATGAGTGACGTCCTGTTCCGCCGCACCGACGGGCAGGTCGGCGAGCTCGCCGTACGCCGCCTCGATCCGGAGGCCGACGCGGTGACCGTGCACCTGTGGGTCACCCATCCCAAGGCCGTGTTCTGGATGATGCAGGACGCCGACGTCGCCCGCGTGGAGAAGGAGTACCGCGAGATCGTCGAGCACCCGCACCGCGACGCGTACCTGGGGCTGGTGAACGGCCGCCCGGCCTTCCTGGCCGAGCGCTACGACCCCGCCCGGGTCGAGCTGGCGGGCCTCTACGACGCCGAGGAGGGCGACGTCGGCATGCACTTCCTGTGCGCGCCCGCCGAGACCCCGATCCACGGCTTCACCCTCGCCGTGATCACCACGGTCATGGAGCTGCTGTTCGCCGATCCCGCGACCCGGCGGGTGGTGGTCGAGCCCGACGTACGCAACACGGCGGTGCACGCGCTCAACGCGGCCGTCGGCTTCGAGGTCGTCGGAACGATCGCCAAGCCGGAGAAGGACGCCCTGCTGAGCGTCTGCACCCGGGAGAGGTTCCGCGCGGCGGCCCGGGAGGTGCACGCGTGA
- a CDS encoding IucA/IucC family siderophore biosynthesis protein: protein MTANPVAAHDPMAAVAHLTPATWEKANRRLVRKALAEFAHERLLTPRPLGDGRYAVRGPGGVEYRFTAAVLSLDHWHIGEVTRHGPDGEPLPLDALEFVTEMRGPLGLSDAILPVYLEEITSTLASLAYKLSRPPVGAAELAKAGFQDIEAAMTEGHPCFVANSGRIGYGIDDHHRYAPEAAAPVRLIWLAAHRDHTTFTCSRDIDYERLMRGELGEEVLARFAGTLAGLGLDMADYLLVPVHPWQWWNRIAVTFAADVAERRLVCLGPGDDEHLAQQSVRTFFNASEPSRHYVKTALSVLNMGFVRGLSAAYMEGTPAINDWLADLIADDEVLRTTRLTIIRERAAVGYRNRRFEAATDRHSPYRKMLAALWRESPVAGLEPGRRLATMASLLHTDQDGRSFAAALIEQSGLAPEVWLRRYLDAYLVPLLHAFYAYDLAFMPHGENVILVLNGGAVERVIFKDIAEEIVVMDPHAELPPEARRIRAEVPEEHRLLSIFTDVFDCFLRFLNAVLATDGVLDEDAFWRTVAECATAYQRSVPHLAERFRRYDLFAETFALSCLNRLQLRDNRQMVDLTDPSAALQMAGELVNPIARFAPVRREGGAVTRART, encoded by the coding sequence ATGACGGCGAATCCCGTGGCGGCACACGACCCCATGGCCGCGGTCGCGCATCTCACCCCCGCCACCTGGGAGAAGGCCAACCGGCGGCTGGTGCGCAAGGCGCTCGCCGAGTTCGCCCACGAGCGGCTGCTCACCCCGCGGCCGCTCGGCGACGGGCGGTACGCCGTGCGCGGGCCGGGCGGGGTGGAGTATCGGTTCACCGCCGCGGTCCTGTCCCTCGACCACTGGCACATCGGCGAGGTCACCCGCCACGGGCCCGATGGCGAGCCACTGCCGCTCGACGCGCTGGAGTTCGTCACCGAGATGCGCGGCCCGCTCGGGCTGAGCGACGCGATCCTCCCCGTCTACCTGGAGGAGATCACCTCCACGCTGGCGAGCCTCGCGTACAAGCTGAGCCGCCCGCCGGTCGGCGCGGCCGAGCTGGCGAAGGCGGGCTTCCAGGACATCGAGGCCGCCATGACCGAGGGCCACCCGTGCTTCGTGGCCAACAGCGGCCGGATCGGTTATGGCATAGACGACCACCACCGCTACGCCCCCGAGGCCGCCGCGCCCGTACGGCTGATCTGGCTGGCCGCCCACCGCGACCACACCACGTTCACCTGCTCGCGCGACATCGACTACGAACGGCTCATGCGGGGCGAGCTGGGCGAGGAGGTCCTGGCCCGCTTCGCGGGCACGCTGGCCGGCCTGGGGCTCGACATGGCCGACTATCTGCTCGTGCCGGTGCACCCCTGGCAGTGGTGGAACCGGATCGCCGTGACGTTCGCGGCGGACGTCGCCGAGCGGCGGCTGGTCTGCCTGGGCCCCGGCGACGACGAGCACCTCGCGCAGCAGTCGGTGCGCACGTTCTTCAACGCGAGCGAGCCGTCCCGGCACTACGTCAAGACCGCCCTTTCGGTGCTGAACATGGGCTTCGTGCGCGGCCTGTCGGCGGCGTACATGGAGGGCACCCCGGCGATCAACGACTGGCTCGCCGACCTGATCGCGGACGACGAGGTCCTCCGCACGACCCGCCTGACGATCATCCGCGAGCGGGCGGCCGTCGGCTATCGCAACCGCCGGTTCGAGGCGGCCACCGACCGCCACTCGCCCTACCGCAAGATGCTGGCGGCGCTGTGGCGGGAGAGCCCGGTCGCGGGCCTGGAGCCGGGCAGGCGCCTGGCCACCATGGCCTCCCTGCTCCACACGGACCAGGACGGCCGGTCGTTCGCGGCGGCGCTGATCGAGCAGTCGGGCCTCGCCCCCGAGGTGTGGCTGCGGCGCTACCTCGACGCCTACCTCGTGCCGCTGCTGCACGCCTTCTACGCGTACGACCTGGCGTTCATGCCGCACGGCGAGAACGTCATCCTGGTCCTGAACGGCGGCGCGGTGGAACGGGTGATCTTCAAGGACATCGCCGAGGAGATCGTGGTGATGGACCCGCACGCGGAGCTGCCGCCCGAGGCCCGGCGGATCCGCGCCGAGGTGCCCGAGGAGCACCGGCTGCTGTCGATCTTCACCGACGTCTTCGACTGCTTCCTGCGGTTCCTCAACGCGGTGCTCGCCACGGACGGCGTGCTCGACGAGGACGCCTTCTGGCGGACCGTCGCCGAGTGCGCGACGGCCTACCAGCGGTCGGTCCCTCACCTCGCGGAGCGGTTCCGGCGCTACGACCTGTTCGCGGAGACGTTCGCCCTGTCGTGCCTCAACCGCCTGCAACTGCGCGACAACCGGCAGATGGTGGACCTGACCGACCCGTCGGCGGCACTGCAGATGGCCGGCGAGCTGGTCAACCCCATCGCCCGATTCGCTCCGGTTCGTCGTGAGGGCGGAGCGGTTACGCGGGCGCGTACGTGA
- a CDS encoding DUF1540 domain-containing protein, producing MEMPVVNRCQATSCAYNRDGTCHATAITVGDVSHAHCDTFFTAPTPGGDQQTVGRVGACKISDCQHNVSLECQAPGIDIGYSLDEADCLTYAPA from the coding sequence ATGGAAATGCCCGTAGTCAACCGTTGCCAGGCCACCTCGTGCGCGTACAACCGCGACGGCACCTGCCACGCCACCGCCATCACGGTCGGGGACGTGTCCCACGCGCACTGCGACACGTTCTTCACCGCACCCACACCGGGGGGCGACCAGCAGACCGTGGGCCGGGTGGGCGCCTGCAAGATTTCCGACTGCCAGCACAACGTGTCGCTGGAGTGCCAGGCGCCCGGCATCGACATCGGCTACTCCCTGGACGAGGCCGACTGCCTCACGTACGCGCCCGCGTAA
- the crcB gene encoding fluoride efflux transporter CrcB: protein MSRRVRGDREEADLPVDPDVDLRHAPDPFRTPAPPARGRTWDVLAVIALGGGAGAVARYLVGQAFPGPPTGFPWGTFLINVTGCFALGLLMVFVLDVWPPSRYVRPFFGVGVLGGFTTFSTFSVEIVDRVSRGAGVVAGAYAAASLVAGLVAVWCGIVLARTLAGLPVRRGGRKGE, encoded by the coding sequence GTGAGCCGGCGCGTACGCGGCGATCGGGAAGAGGCGGATCTGCCGGTCGACCCCGACGTGGACCTCCGGCATGCACCGGACCCGTTCCGCACGCCCGCGCCCCCGGCTCGCGGCCGGACCTGGGATGTCCTCGCGGTGATCGCCCTCGGCGGCGGAGCCGGCGCCGTGGCCAGATATCTGGTCGGCCAGGCCTTCCCCGGGCCGCCCACCGGGTTTCCCTGGGGGACGTTCCTCATCAACGTCACCGGCTGCTTCGCGCTCGGGCTCCTGATGGTCTTCGTCCTGGACGTCTGGCCGCCGAGCCGCTACGTCCGGCCGTTCTTCGGGGTCGGCGTCCTCGGCGGGTTCACGACGTTCTCCACCTTCAGCGTGGAGATCGTCGACAGGGTGTCGCGCGGCGCGGGGGTGGTGGCCGGTGCGTACGCCGCGGCGAGCCTGGTCGCCGGACTGGTCGCGGTCTGGTGCGGCATCGTCCTCGCCCGCACCCTGGCGGGCCTCCCCGTACGGCGAGGCGGGAGGAAGGGCGAATGA
- a CDS encoding DUF190 domain-containing protein, with amino-acid sequence MRLQGPAQRLTILIGESDQYRHRPLYTEIVHRARAMGLAGASVFRGIEGFGASSRIHTSRLLSLSEDLPVAVVIVDIPEKITAFLAELDELVTEGLVVVDPVEVYRYVGREAGRAES; translated from the coding sequence ATGAGACTGCAGGGGCCCGCGCAGCGGCTGACGATCCTGATCGGCGAGAGCGACCAGTATCGGCACCGGCCGCTGTACACCGAGATCGTGCACCGGGCGAGGGCGATGGGCCTGGCGGGGGCGAGCGTGTTCCGGGGCATCGAGGGCTTCGGCGCGTCCTCGCGCATCCACACGAGCCGCCTGCTGTCGCTCAGCGAGGACCTGCCCGTCGCCGTCGTCATCGTGGACATCCCGGAGAAGATCACTGCGTTCCTGGCGGAACTGGACGAGCTGGTGACCGAGGGCCTGGTGGTCGTCGATCCCGTGGAGGTCTACCGCTACGTCGGGCGTGAGGCGGGGCGGGCCGAGTCGTGA
- the crcB gene encoding fluoride efflux transporter CrcB: protein MTLLLVFLGGIVGAPARYLLDRLVQRLHDSVFPWGTLSVNLSGAFVLGLLFGAHDHLGLPTAMLTLLGTGFCGAFTTFSTFGFETVRLLEEGSVLEAGLNALGSLVFGVLAAAAGFALAALLA, encoded by the coding sequence GTGACCCTGCTGCTCGTCTTCCTCGGCGGCATCGTCGGCGCCCCCGCCCGTTATCTCCTCGACCGCCTGGTGCAGCGCCTGCACGACAGCGTGTTCCCGTGGGGCACGCTGTCGGTCAACCTGTCCGGGGCGTTCGTGCTCGGGCTGCTGTTCGGCGCCCACGACCACCTCGGGCTGCCCACCGCCATGCTCACCCTGCTCGGCACCGGCTTCTGCGGTGCGTTCACGACGTTCAGCACGTTCGGCTTCGAGACCGTACGGCTGCTGGAGGAGGGCTCGGTGCTGGAGGCCGGGCTCAACGCGCTCGGCAGCCTGGTCTTCGGCGTCCTCGCCGCGGCCGCCGGATTCGCGCTGGCCGCCCTCCTCGCCTGA